DNA from Streptomyces luteogriseus:
CGCAGCACTCGTCGGGGATCACGTTGCCGGCCACTCCCCCGCCGATGCCCACCGCGTTCAGGCCCTCGCGGTACTCCAGGCCGTCGATCACCGGCCAGCGCGGCTCGTAGGAGGCCAGGCGGGCGAGGATCGGGGCGGCGGCGTGGATCGCGTTGGAGCCCATCCAGCCGCGCGCCGAGTGGGCCCGCTCGCCCGTGGTCTTCAGCAGCACCCGCAGCGTGCCCTGGCAGCCGCCCTCGACCTGGCCGTCCGACGGTTCCAGGAGCACCGCGAAGTCGCCCTCCAGCCACTCGGGGTGCGTCTCGGAGACGTGCTTGAGGCCGTTCAGCTCGGCGGCGACCTCCTCGTTGTCGTAGAAGACGAAGGTCAGGTCGCGGTTGGGGGCGGGGACCGTGGCCGCGATACGCAGTTGCACGGCGACGCCCGACTTCATGTCGCAGGTGCCGCAGCCCCACAGGACGCCGTCCTCGTCGAGCCGGGAGGGGACGTTGTCCGCGATCGGCACGGTGTCGATGTGCCCGGCCAGGATCACCCGCTCGGAGCGCCCGAGGTTCGTGCGGGCGACGACGTTGTTGCCGTACCGGTCGACCGTCAGGTGGGGCAGCGCGCGCAGCGCGGTCTCGATCGCGTCCGCGAGGGGCTTCTCGGTACCGCTCTCGGAACGGAAGTCGACGAGCCGGGCGGTGAGCTCCGCGGCGTCCAGCGTGAGGTCAAGCGAGGTGTCGGCCATGCCGTCGACCCTAACGCGCCAGGCCGGGGCCTCACTGTCCACACCCGGCTCATGCCACTCCGTACTCTCCAGTACCTTGTACGGCGTGCCAGAGCCGTCCTCTCCCAAGCGTCGTGGCCGCCTCTTCCGATGCGGCGCCGCCTTCATGGCCCTGCTCGCGGTCGCCGGTTACCTCGTCGTGCAGTACATCACCGGGGGCTCGGGTGGACCGGGCTGCCAGGTGGTCTCCGGCAAGGGCGACGGAGCGTCGTACGAGTTCACGCCCGAGCAGGCGGTGAACGCGGCGACGATCACCGCCGTGGGGACCGCGCGCGGGCTGCCCGAGCGGGCCGTGACCATCGCGCTGGCG
Protein-coding regions in this window:
- the dapE gene encoding succinyl-diaminopimelate desuccinylase; this translates as MADTSLDLTLDAAELTARLVDFRSESGTEKPLADAIETALRALPHLTVDRYGNNVVARTNLGRSERVILAGHIDTVPIADNVPSRLDEDGVLWGCGTCDMKSGVAVQLRIAATVPAPNRDLTFVFYDNEEVAAELNGLKHVSETHPEWLEGDFAVLLEPSDGQVEGGCQGTLRVLLKTTGERAHSARGWMGSNAIHAAAPILARLASYEPRWPVIDGLEYREGLNAVGIGGGVAGNVIPDECCVTVNFRYAPDRTPEEAVAHVREVFADCGVEEFEVVDHSGAAMPGLSHPAAKAFIEAVGGTPMPKYGWTDVSRFSALGVPAVNYGPGNPHLAHKRDERVEIAKILAGEERLRNWLTA